attgttaaaaaaaaataaaaactgccagGTTTTCTCCAGTGGCTCAATGCATTATTAATACTCTAACTTGCATATGAACATGTACAGATAAAATGATTGAatttaatatgtaaatatatgagaTACCAAAATTAGTTGTTTGTTCCCTATCAAAGGTAGCTATTTCACCATCAATATCTTACCTGAGTTTAGTATTAGAAAaggatgttctttttttttccttgagagcatttgatttaaattattaagAGCATTGTGACGTGAGAAACGTATGTTTTCTAGTTTAATATTGccggtttgtttttcttcatttgtgCCTATATTTACATgacaaataaacattaaaaacaactgaATTTGATTTCATGTGTTGTTTAAAAGAACAAAAGTGTTTTGATGTAAATTCGGTTAATAATGTGCAATGATCGTTTTATTCATGTTTAGAACAAGTAGCGATTTACTGAAAAGTGGctttattcattatttcttaCAACATATGGTGCTATAGCGCTTTACTATACATACAACAGTCACccacaaataataaatagtatttCAAATCATGTGTATTTAATAGTTACAGCACCATTACATAGTGGATGTGGATTTTCATTTAAGAGGAGTAAAACGGAGAGGAGTAAGCACACATTTCACTAAGGACTGCGTCATTGTAACAGTTGCTGTAGCATCCACAtagcctttttattttattattatttctttacatGTTTGAAGGGGAGTTTGATCTTAGAGtttaacaaataattaaaaagtataaaacacttttagaaaaacaaaatgaaaaaaacacttcACAAGCTGCTTCAAATAATGTCTATACTAGCAAGTGTTGAAAATGGACCTAATTCCAGGTATACTGAACTATACAAAATACCTGAACACATTTtgtgatatttatatatatatacaaagccCCTTCACAGAATTACAGCTCTTGCACTGAAATTGTATTATGAGAAACATTTAGTGAGGTaagcttgcctgaagagaaGACACCATGGACCACAAATGCGTAGAGCTGCATTCGTGCTCTAAAACTACTGCCAAGACATTCAGAAAGTTACTGTAGGTAGAAGGGCCTCTGTTTTGCAGGAGGGGTGTGTAGCTGGATGTCatggggagggaaaaaaaaaacatacattaaaaaaaaatgtctttaaGCACCTTTTCAGTAAAGCCATTCATGGGAgactgttttatttaaaatttcgTTGTCAGGAGCGATACCGGTGTTCGTGCGCTCGATCGTGTATGTCTGTGACCTCTGTCCGTTCGTCTTGGTAAAGTCTGATTTCTTCGTAGTTTCTCTTCCTTCCTTCCcattgtcttttcttttccttaaaTATTCAGTCACGTCCTTCCAAAAAAATATCTGAGTCTCCTCCTGGTTTAATGCTTCTTGGGATTGGTTGATTTTCCTGCCGCCACAGCTCCCTGGCAGGCCGACGTGTCACAGATTCCAGGGGACCCCTGAGAGCCAGTCCTACCCACCCTGCCAGCCTCGCCAGGATAGCCTGCATCACCCGGGGCACCATCGCGACCGTCTTTGCTGACTCCAGACACCCCGGGAAGCCCTGCAAACACAAGAGAGAACAGGCCTGAGTGCTCGGAGGGGCGTGAGTGTGAGACACTGAGGCTGCTTCAGTGACAATCGGAGGCCTGATCccaatttcagattttacttttaCACTTCATTTTAGTTTCATTTGATATCTTTTGCAATTTCAAAATACCTTGATGCCCTTGGTCTCCTGTAGGTCCGTCAACAGCTTTGCCAACCGGCCCTTTGTCACCTGCCTCACCAACGTCGCCTAGGGTGCAACAGGACACAGGAAACAAATCTCAGAATTCTTGCAAAAGCCAGTAATGTACATGTAttcgtttgttgtttttttataatccTTTGAGCATTGAGAGTTGGGATACATCTGTTAAAAAAGACTTGTTAAGTAAGAAACCTTTGAGAAACATTCTGAATAGTAATTTACTAGTTTTGCTGCAGTAATGCTCACAAAGGAAAGCTGCTTTTAAGCACCTAAAACATGAGCCTTACAACACAATCAAGCTTGTGACGGCCAATCAATTGAAGAGCTCACAGATATTTTATGGGGAGTGAAACACAGCTCATAATGGAGACGTGGCAGATCTGAGTAATGTCCTCAGCCCTGGGGAGGGTGAATACTTGTCTGCAACTAATAGTAGCACGTAAGGGACTGAACGCAGACATGTACATTTCTGGCCTCCTCAGTCTATAACACGTGTCGGTGGCTCTTGTTCCAGCATTTCATTTCAGCTGGCTTTCTTACCTCTGGGGCCGGGGTCTCCCAGTTCTCCGGGAAGTCCTCTGTATCCGGGTGGTCCGCGTGTTCCTGGGTGTCCCATTGACCCGGCCTCTCCTGGCTGCCCTGGGGGCCCAGCAGGACCGGGACGACCCACCATGCCAGGGGCCAAGGGCCTCCTCAAGTTAGCAGCCAGCTGGTTAATCTGATCTGAGGGGAGGAAGGAAAGACAGACATTTCACTTTACCTACATTTCTCCAGTAAAACCCCAGATgtttaaatgggtaattgtatatacaaataatatgaatTTTTCTAAAACGAATCTGCTAAGAATCATAATATAATCATTTCAAAACTTGAATTCTGTGTGGATATACTAAACTATAAACAtgggaaaacagaaaacaattttTGCCTCACCATCGATCATTCCAGCACACAACTCCCGGATGTGCTGTTCACTTGCTAGTTTACCCtgaaagagaggggggggatAAAGTTAGAAAGTAGCATGAATGTACATCAAATGAAAGAATACCACTGATGCACAGACAACACATCTGAAAACACTGCAAACGTATGGATTACATACAGATAGATTACCAATGGCAAATCCCAGTCTTCAAGGTATAACATTTAGACCTGAGTGGCAGCTGGTCGCAGTTGATGCATGAATGACAGATTCCATGTAAGTGTCTTTGAACCCTGATTCTTTATAGATGGCTGGATCTTCAATTTTCCAATAATTGTCTCATAGAAAATATACTTTGTTTCACCGGAGAAACACTGAAATCAGTATCCCACTGGTAAAGAGTTGAACCCCTGTTGGATACTCACAGGAACGCCATTTTTTCCTGCGATACCCGGCAGGCCCTGCTCTCCCTGGAAGCCCATGAAGCCTGGTTTCCCAGGAGCCCCTCTGGCCCCGGTCTCCCCCTGAGGGCCGGTGAATCCTTTCAGACCAAGCTCACCACGTTTGCCaggctgaaaacaaaaaaaaaaagattacacaACTCCACCTGAAATAGTGGAAATCTTCTTCTGCCTCGTTATGTTAGTAATTAGCAACACCTAAGAACAGAGTTAATCACCATCTTTTAATGtcttttgatttctctttgtcaAACCCCTCCCGGAGATATAGaaccatttaaacaaaaaataattgccTTTGAATGAGCTTCCAACATATTGACCCCccaatttaaaatattgtttgttattaaaaGTACCAACACCAAAGTGGGGCATGTGACTCAGATGTGACTCAGATGTGAATAAAAGTATTTCACTGCAAAATCGTTATAAGtctaatttcctttttttccaaTTATccagacatttttctttttttttccaggataattaagcacacacacaaaaaaggaaagcatGGCTGTGTGACACATCAGAGTGTTTGAAGTAATTACATTAATTGGGCTGCAAGCTTTTCCGCAATACAGCATTAATTATTTCCCTTTGGGGCTCAGAAAGCAGGTTAATAAAGCTGAAGCAGCAATCCATTACGGTAATTAATCCAGTTAAACCTGGAATGCGCTCTGGAATCTCTGGTAATTAGTTCATGAGTTGTTGTTCGGCACTGTGGTGATTCAGtcctgacactgacactgcactgcacacaagaAAGTCATATCAAAAGCCAAAACGAACATTTCCCTTCACTGTATGAGTTGCATTTCACTTAGAGTAAACCCTTGTGAGGCTGGCGGTGAtccctcttcttcttctcatccttgtattcattatttaatgtGGCAGTTACATATTTGCAGTTATATATTACACTATATAACACAAGTGCCTATGAGAGAATACACAGATTGCAGCGCAAagcacaaaagaaaagaaaggcagAGATTCTGTAGGCTTACAAAGATAAATCTCTCTATAGCCGTAGGAGACATAAGAGTACATTTGCAGGGTCTGGAAGGGCAATATAAATAGATACATGTATGTGGGTTTATTGTCCTACAAAAAACAGTGAAGTACTGATTCTATTCACTGGTATCAGTTaccataaataataacaatgaaagATTCTGTGACCTCATTAACCAATCTGTTGTAACAGAACAGGTATGTACACAATTCTGTATGATTATATAAAATAGAATAATATAAAAGTTCAGCTGGAACACTTTGAAAATATGttgcactttaaaataattgtattttctgaAGTTGTGTAGTTAAAGATCACTAAATGACAAAGTTAAACAGCAATTGCACTCACACTTCAATATGCTTGATTACAACTCTGATACGGTCAACTACAGAGGCGGATTTATTAAAGTGTTTCACagagacaaataaataattataaaagtaCTTTTTGGGAACTTACCTCTCCTTTTTGTCCAACAGGACCAAATGGACCCTAAAGGAATGACACAATCTTTAAGAAAGTAACAGCAGGTAAAAACCATATATGCTAAATAACCTACAGCACATGCCGAAATACAGGATTCAATTACTCCATTTCATGAAGGAAGATGTACTCCTGAGCTTTAACCTGATACGAATaaactaaattatttaatatggccaataatcaataaataaatacataaacaaacaaactaaaactcTTTAAGCACCACCACCCCCTCTTCCAGAAAATCCCCCAAAACAAAGTTACCAAtaacattattttcagtttcaacatTCACTTACAATAGACAGAAATCATTATACACTCTGTAGAGCGAGTTTTCCATTTCCTGTTCCTACTGCTTTCCTTTTCCTATTCTGTAaattcatacatacagacacactttAACTGACATACCGGCTCTCCTGTTTCTCCAGGAAGGCCATCACTTCCAGCGAGACCCTGCAGAGCAAACGGAAGAGCAGATTAACAGAAGTCTACCCTGACTAAAACAATCAGTTTCAACACAGCtataaataataggaaaataaaatattaggaCTTAAAGGGCTGCTTTCACAGAGTCAGATTAGCTCTAGTCTTGGACTAGCCAGTGGTATTTCAGGTAGAGTAGTGGAAGAAgagtgctaatcaaggtctgtggcACCAGCTGTAAACATAATAGGTTTTCAGTTCTTAGCTAAAGTTTGTCCATAACCACATCAACCAGTCTTGGTACCTTTCAATTCTAGTTTGATTGTTGCTCTCTATAAAACAGAAGAATCTCATTATCCACCAGTTATTTCCTTAACAAGAATTTCCATTCCTGACCAGTGGTGACTGATATACACTATACATGTATTTtgcttctctttattttttttaacagcccTTCAGACACCAGTAACACCAACATTTTCAAAGGGCTGAAGAGTTTGAAACAGGGGGGCATTGACTGTAGAAATATACTCACTGGGTCTCCTTTGGAGCCTGAAGCTCCGACTGGaccctgtgagagagagagagagagagagagagagagagagagagagaggagagtaaATAATCAGGCCGCTGTTAAAATAACAGGCAGGCGACTCTCAGGTTGGCCCTGTGGGTGGGAGGCTGCGCTGTCTGTGATGTTCAGCGGGAGCCCACAGCTACAGCACATAAAGACGCACTTTGTTCTACTGCTGCACACTGAATATGAGCGCACTCTCCCGACAGTCCCATAACACTCAGAGAAAACACAGCATGCATTTAAGAAACCAACTCATATAGAAAGGAAAGCTCTGCAAACCTATACATCAGAACAGAAAACCTCTTATATACTgtgaatacatgttttaataCAGTGTATTGAACTGTTAATTCAATGCTACAAGAACATAGGATGTGTGATATCTTGTTCTGTCAAACATGTTCACATTTTCAGACATGTCCCCGGCCTTACAACATTTTGATTAGAAACGTTATCATGCTGAAAAAGGTCTTATAATTTCCTTTAATGCTCATTTTTAATAATCCTCTGCTGTGACTTGATACTGTACATGGAACTATTAATCTATATATTTTAGAAGAGGTATGGAAAATATTCTGGtacttttcaaatgtatttgaccttaTAGTGACAGGAAAAGATGTCTACGAaacacggggggggggggaaatcttTTCCTACTCAGTAGGTATATGAAGATTATAAAGCAGTGCAACCAAAGTACTGGCATTTTCATTATGGCTCTGCAACAATATGATACAGTTGattagtttttatttgtctAATTTATATAGTTTCACTGTTGAAAACTCTAAATTGACAGCTTTGCCACATAATTGGAGGATTTAATGCATGTCACTTGTAATATGGTTGTTTTTTAGATGCCTTCATCACAGGCTATGTACtaattgaagaaaaataaaacttttaataagtaaatcatattattttacagtttcTACATGTTTGATAAGAGTCAATAATAAATACTATGACATGTGATGGGGGATTAATGGCCAACCCCTGTGGGAGCCCTGTAGGGCAGCTTGCCTTAGTGTGATGCAGGAGGCATCATCCACGCTCACCACTGACTCACCCTTTCACCAAATAATCCGCGGATTCCTGTCGGCCCAGGAAGCCCTGCATCTCCCAGAGCGCCCTTTGGTCCCTGCATTTGGAACATAGAtcgttatgtatatattttaaataactctATCAATAGCTTTGATTACTCTATCAACAGGTTAAAGTCAATTAATACAACATGTTTTCTACACATTCATATGATTATAGATCTGGTTCCTGAAAATTATCACAGCTATGCATATTACTCCACTGCATGTTTCGCAGTTGCATGAGTCTTCAGTGagaaacattatttttgttttcttaagaaTAACTATATGTCTCTAACTCTGTCAAGAGCCAGACCTGTGATAAACACAGTGTGTTTTGCTGGACAACCATACATGtatctctgtatatatatagaccagctttgtaaatgttaaaatatcAGTCTCACCTAACGGGGGTAATATTTTGATTTGCATATGTtgtttgttgctgctgtttCCCTCATTTAAAGCTAAAACAGAGACTCTCACAACTAAGATTCTCTGCTGCCTATTTAAAATACCATTTTCGATAACATTGTATTGTAAAATCCATCTTCTAGTTTGAAAAGTAGATGATTAAGGATCAGGGATCagcataataaaatacatcactGACCTGGAAGCCTTTAACCCCTTGAAGTCCCATATCTCCTTGAGGTCCAACCCCTCCCTGTGAATTAAATAGCATGTTTTCATCACAACAGCAAGGACACACAGTAGCACAACCATCCAATGATCACCAGCACACCTGCAGCAGGCAGCAATATGAAGACACTCTTTCTCATCTTCATCTGAGTAGTTTTGGCAGAAACGGATCATCCAACTGTGTGTCCAGTTCAATTtccttctttccttttttcccacCAGGTATTTAATATCGTTTCTCATATTAGGAAATGCACACCTCTTCGAATATGTATCCCAAAGTttcttgtgtgttgtttttatatcAGTTGAAGGGAAATACAGTTACACTCTTTGTATGCTGTTCCCCATCCCCACCCAAGATGTGAAAATCAATCTGAGGACCTCTGAGGATGTGTGGTTAaactttaaacattacaaaCTCTGTAGTAGAGTCCTAAGGTTAGCCACTGGGGATTCAGGCTTTTAGCTTTGCTTGGATTTGCCCCCTTCCTGAGCTGTGCAGGTTTAAGGGCATTATTGTGTCCGGTCGTCTCTGGAATTTGCATTGCCAGCAGGGCTGCTGGTGTATCCACCGTTCCCCCGGGCTTCGGCCCTAGGACTGTGGACAATGGCTCTTCTGTCCAGACCCATGCCTTCCCACATTCCTCACCGCACTCGCTCTCAGCACAGCGATCCACAATGGGAATGGTTTTGAGACAGCACTGCCTGACTCTTTCAGCAGCAAGGGCTCTACTGTCTTCAGTCAATTACATTTACGAGTATTCCACATGGGCCTTTtgattaaattgaaatattCTGTAAGATGTGAAGACATTGCTCTTACAAGGTTCCCATGTCCCAATCACAAAGCACATATATTTTGACATTATGTGAAAAGATCCCTAACAAAGTTTAATTTTCCCATATTAAATCAAACCTTCAATCCACCTGACTAGGATGCATTCCAAAACCAATACATGTTGACACTTTTCCAATTGGTAACAGCAAGAAGTCGCTGGCAAACAGAACGCTGCCATCATTTTGAATTTTCCATTGGCTTGAGTGTTTGAGCCTGGGCTGGGCAGGGCTAAGACAATCACTAATGCCTGTACTTGGCACATAAAACATTCATACATTTTGACAGGTAGTTTGCCATTAAGAAAAGAGTTGATTCAAAGTTTGTTGAAggtatttatgaatgtattattctgtaaatcagtttttattaataatgtataatgttaGTGTATttaataagtattttaaaaattaaggAAATTGAGGTTTGCATTGTTAACTAAGACTCATTAGGCCAAGTGATATGAATCAGTTGCCTTTCCTTAAACATTGCATGTAAAAAGGTTTTGTGAAAAATTACTTCAGGAAGTCATTGCAACCGAGGGCAGAGATTAATGGTTCTATTAATAGAATAACAAAACATTGGCTGTTGGGCTATTGAAACATTATTACTATGATTAAAtagctttaaaaaatgtaaactccTTTTCAAGGGCACCCCGTGATGTCTTCTTATCCTAAATTGTGCAGCAGAGATCTCAGACTTCACCGCTAACTAACAACTGAGTAATTACAGAGAATGATACATCCAAAGATGTTTCTCCAAAGTGTAATTTGCACCATTTGTTTTCCCTACCATGTAGTGTTTTTCCCAACAGGAAATCTGGATCAGTTTAATACATAGTCCCTTTATTTTTCCAGCAGGTTCTCCTTCCCATTCAAAAATCCTGGAGTAGCAGTCTTTATTAGTAGAGCTTTTCCATAGCCATAATCACCATCAGACTCATTGTTATTTGGAAAGTCATATTCCTCAGCTGTTATCCATTAGATATTGCTAATCAATTTACTTCTTGATTCACAGATTATAGGACATCCATTTAGGAGGTAATTAATTCACTATCCTGCTCTAATTTATGATGCTCAAAGTCTTACTGAGTTGGAAAAAGTGTTTTGAGATGGTTGTATGGTCTTGATTGTCAGGTGTGTTTAGATTGAGGTGTGGAAATGAAATACTTACGGCTACACCCCTCGGCCCAGCTTCTCCCCTCTCTCCGGGAACACCCTGAACGCCCTGAAGATGGACACAAATGTAGAACGGAGTAAACACTGTGTACTTATGAACCAAAGCCATTTAATCAACCAAAACAGATTCAAAAAGCTGAGGCCAATAAGCTTGTATTGTTGACATCTTCCATCGCACCTGTCATTAGGAGTCGCTTggatgtgtgtatgtgcagAACATGCCTTATAGCTGCTTTTAAAGCCAAACATGAGTAATAACAAAAAGAGGTGCTGGATAGGAATTCACTATAGAATAGCCATACTGGTTGGTGTTTACTGGTGCTCATAAGCAAACCCTAAAATATTGACATCAATCATACTGGCGTTAAAACTGGATTTAATGGTTTAAAAAATGCAAGTGGGTGATTTTCAATATGGATGATTTTGAGAATTGCTTcaagtatgttattttttctatttaagtCACCATATGAATATAGAAAATACTGCAAATGTCATATCTTAAGAATTTTGTCCTTCCTTGCATTCCTTCAATCATAAAAAGTTCACATTCTGTCAGATACATACTGGAATACCTGGCTCTCCAGACGGGCCGGGCTCTCCACTTTTTCCTTGGTCACCCtgtaaacagaaacacacaacaagAACCATTCAGACAACAAACCGACAGAAACAGAACTCTCTCAGACAATCCCCGGCCTGGTTTCTTGTTTGTGGTTTAAAAACAGCTTGTAATGTTGCCGCATGAGATGGTATTAACCCAATAAAGACTGCCTATACAATAGGCTAATGATTGGCtaattcttgttttgtttgtttttccttttaaggGAAATTATACTCAAAACTGATTTAGAGACAATCCAAAGGGGTATTGTTTGCtgacaataacaaaaacaaaaaaaacaaataactaaattaatacaaaaaatctcTGGCTGAATGGCTATGCTATATATAGTCCTAATTGACCATGTTTGCAAGATTTGAAAATTATTTTACTTACACTCTGCCCTTTCGATCCTTTGGTTCCAGCCTTTCCTTGTAATCCCTAAAATTAAGCAACAGGACAAGACAGTATTAGGAATGCATTATTTAAGACTGAACCGTCCTTTAATTACACAATGATAATGGCAATGAAATGATTTGGAGAATAATTAGCTTTAAGTATCCATGAGTGTTGTGCATTTTTTCCCTGTCAGCTCCTCCCACATAGAGCCAGCAGTTGGCATTATGACTTGTCAATGGCTGGTACAATGACTGATATGACCTTTAAAGAGTTCACTGTGTAATTTGATGTCCAATGTGTCCAATAGTTGTTTTAATGTAACGTT
The genomic region above belongs to Amia ocellicauda isolate fAmiCal2 chromosome 4, fAmiCal2.hap1, whole genome shotgun sequence and contains:
- the col9a3 gene encoding collagen alpha-3(IX) chain, which produces MAAFSALGLLFLCQLLTSSSAQRPGPRGPQGLPGPPGPLGKDGTDGKPGPPGLPGKPGPKGKAGAPGSAGNAGLPGLPGVDGLTGADGVAGKDGPPGPRGDAGPPGPGGPPGRGKPGPPGAPGATGLSGGLGPQGPTGPEGPSGPIGLPGPPGPPGFSGAFPDGNGDALCPAICPPGPAGLPGMPGFKGHTGHKGDKGEAGKDGEKGDPGPPGPPGIPGTVGLQGPRGLRGLMGPMGAVGDRGLTGFRGRPGIAGAVGKTGDAGEKGPEGFKGPKGDIGKPGPKGVPGGSGPKGEPGIPGRDGKDGTPGTDGEKGDAGRPGVPGEKGPNGLPGLQGKAGTKGSKGQSGDQGKSGEPGPSGEPGIPGVQGVPGERGEAGPRGVAGGVGPQGDMGLQGVKGFQGPKGALGDAGLPGPTGIRGLFGERGPVGASGSKGDPGLAGSDGLPGETGEPGPFGPVGQKGEPGKRGELGLKGFTGPQGETGARGAPGKPGFMGFQGEQGLPGIAGKNGVPGKLASEQHIRELCAGMIDDQINQLAANLRRPLAPGMVGRPGPAGPPGQPGEAGSMGHPGTRGPPGYRGLPGELGDPGPRGDVGEAGDKGPVGKAVDGPTGDQGHQGLPGVSGVSKDGRDGAPGDAGYPGEAGRVGRTGSQGSPGICDTSACQGAVAAGKSTNPKKH